The Luteitalea sp. genome has a window encoding:
- a CDS encoding DUF1080 domain-containing protein, producing MVLKGFTRYSRYRPPVLLSRTTRINSATARCVSLVAAHTERKGVTVKRTAVWLAAASSGLVICLGGLASAQRPDNTPPPGFTALFNGKDLTGWQALLELPGLKSGAGLDPAEPLKLAPAERAAKQREADAKYLPHWTVRDGVLHYDGKGQNLRSVKDYGDIELFVDWRIPAEGDTGTYLRGTPQIQIWERPGVGSGGLFNNEKGASDPLKEADRPVGEWNTFRILNEGDVVTVWLNGELVVDKVVYENYWDRSKPLPETGPIELQHHGNPIAFKNIYVKELE from the coding sequence TTGGTCTTGAAAGGTTTTACTAGATACTCACGCTACCGTCCGCCGGTTCTGCTGTCAAGGACCACGAGGATAAACAGTGCGACTGCTCGATGCGTATCTCTTGTCGCAGCGCACACGGAGCGCAAAGGAGTCACTGTGAAGCGAACTGCTGTCTGGCTTGCCGCGGCGTCGTCTGGGCTGGTGATCTGTCTTGGCGGACTTGCCAGTGCGCAGCGCCCAGACAATACGCCGCCGCCTGGCTTCACCGCTCTCTTCAATGGAAAGGACCTCACCGGCTGGCAGGCGCTCCTGGAGCTGCCGGGGCTCAAGTCGGGCGCCGGTCTCGATCCTGCCGAGCCGCTGAAGCTGGCGCCGGCGGAGCGGGCGGCCAAGCAGCGCGAGGCAGACGCGAAGTATCTGCCGCACTGGACGGTGCGCGACGGCGTCCTGCACTACGACGGGAAAGGTCAGAACCTCCGCTCGGTCAAGGACTACGGCGACATCGAGCTCTTCGTCGATTGGCGGATCCCTGCCGAAGGCGACACGGGGACCTATCTGCGCGGCACGCCGCAGATCCAGATCTGGGAGCGGCCGGGCGTGGGCTCTGGTGGGCTCTTCAACAACGAAAAAGGCGCAAGTGATCCGCTGAAGGAGGCGGACCGTCCCGTTGGCGAGTGGAACACGTTCCGCATCTTGAACGAGGGCGATGTCGTGACGGTCTGGTTGAACGGCGAGCTGGTTGTCGACAAGGTGGTCTACGAGAACTATTGGGATCGCAGCAAGCCCCTCCCGGAGACCGGGCCGATCGAGCTGCAGCACCACGGGAATCCGATCGCGTTCAAGAATATCTACGTCAAGGAGCTCGAGTAG
- a CDS encoding PIG-L family deacetylase, which yields MADAHPRVLAVMAHPDDVEILIGGTLLHLVAEGWSAGIITRTAGDGGSNEARTKEEISRIRHAEAKASADSIGAWYACAGLMDAEVFANAESVRTIVELLRTFAPDVVITHSPTDYMVDHEETSRTVRSAVFAAAIPLYQTRRVPPAKPVAATPVLYYADPVEGTDPMGRRLWPEFYVDISDRIEEKGRLLSHHASQREWLRAHHGIDEYIKRMTQWAASYGRECGVAHAEGFRQHLGHGYPRAPRLQEALKAHMRARRP from the coding sequence ATGGCGGACGCGCATCCTCGTGTGCTGGCGGTCATGGCGCATCCGGATGATGTCGAGATCCTGATTGGCGGGACCTTGCTGCATCTGGTGGCCGAAGGCTGGAGCGCCGGTATCATCACCAGGACGGCGGGCGACGGCGGCTCGAACGAGGCGCGGACCAAGGAAGAGATCTCACGCATCCGCCACGCGGAGGCGAAGGCCTCGGCCGATTCCATCGGCGCCTGGTACGCCTGTGCGGGCCTGATGGATGCCGAAGTGTTTGCGAACGCCGAGAGCGTCCGCACCATCGTCGAGCTCCTGAGGACGTTTGCGCCCGACGTCGTGATCACGCATTCGCCCACTGACTACATGGTGGATCACGAAGAGACGTCGCGGACCGTGCGGTCGGCGGTGTTTGCGGCCGCCATACCGCTGTACCAGACGAGACGCGTGCCGCCGGCAAAGCCGGTAGCGGCGACGCCCGTGCTGTATTACGCGGATCCCGTCGAGGGCACGGACCCCATGGGACGACGCCTCTGGCCGGAGTTCTACGTCGACATCAGCGATCGCATCGAAGAGAAGGGCCGTCTGCTGAGCCACCACGCCTCGCAGCGGGAATGGCTGCGCGCCCATCACGGCATCGACGAGTACATAAAGCGTATGACGCAGTGGGCCGCGTCCTACGGCCGGGAATGCGGCGTCGCGCACGCGGAAGGCTTCCGTCAGCACCTTGGTCATGGCTACCCGCGCGCGCCACGGCTGCAGGAAGCGCTGAAGGCCCATATGCGCGCCCGACGGCCATGA
- a CDS encoding DUF1080 domain-containing protein, producing MIAWMMLAAALFVQATAPRDTSLDRSLFDGRRLAGWVEMGKAGAFVAENGILHLKAPQNHPSWLRTDREYENFVLRLEYMVTGWCESGILLHAPLYGDLARTGLKLHLRHDRSPGGVRAAGALYDLVPPLAQANKGPHKWNALEIQMNWPSLRITLNGVLIQDVRLDRSEALRSRARRGYIGLEDLGFEMKYRNIAIRELPDTDRPWRPLFNRVDLEAWVPDGEARWVVEDGKIVGSDGDGSLLTKEELSAFEFQTYFRTSRHANGGIFYRRNASSNGEEIQIYNVPGSTHPTGSIYGQVPAREVSCRDGEWCQLRMISDGPYTAVWVNGRKVAESWSMASADKGRLGFQNHSDGRIEYLEPKVRPLSATRAP from the coding sequence GTGATCGCATGGATGATGCTCGCGGCGGCGCTTTTCGTTCAGGCAACGGCGCCGCGCGACACGTCTCTGGACCGGTCGCTGTTCGACGGGCGTCGGCTGGCCGGGTGGGTCGAGATGGGCAAAGCTGGCGCCTTCGTCGCTGAGAACGGGATTCTCCATCTGAAGGCGCCGCAGAACCATCCGAGCTGGCTGCGCACCGATCGCGAGTACGAGAACTTCGTGCTGCGCCTCGAGTACATGGTCACCGGCTGGTGCGAGAGCGGCATCCTGCTGCACGCGCCGCTGTACGGCGATCTCGCGCGCACCGGGCTCAAGCTGCACCTGCGGCACGATCGCTCGCCAGGCGGCGTGCGCGCTGCCGGCGCGCTCTACGATCTCGTGCCGCCGCTCGCGCAGGCGAACAAAGGCCCGCACAAATGGAATGCGCTCGAGATCCAGATGAACTGGCCGTCGCTGCGGATTACCCTCAACGGCGTTCTCATCCAGGACGTCAGACTCGACAGGTCGGAGGCGCTGCGGTCGCGGGCGCGTCGCGGCTACATCGGCCTCGAGGACCTCGGCTTCGAGATGAAGTATCGCAACATCGCGATCCGTGAGCTGCCCGACACGGATCGTCCGTGGAGACCGCTGTTCAACAGGGTCGATCTCGAGGCTTGGGTCCCCGACGGTGAGGCGCGTTGGGTGGTCGAGGACGGCAAAATCGTCGGCAGCGACGGCGACGGCTCACTGCTCACGAAGGAGGAGCTCTCGGCCTTCGAGTTCCAAACCTACTTCCGCACGTCGCGCCATGCGAATGGCGGCATCTTCTACCGCCGCAACGCCTCGTCGAACGGCGAGGAGATTCAGATCTACAACGTGCCCGGCTCGACGCACCCCACCGGCAGCATCTACGGCCAGGTTCCGGCCCGCGAGGTTTCCTGCCGGGACGGGGAGTGGTGCCAGCTCAGGATGATCTCCGACGGGCCATATACCGCTGTCTGGGTGAACGGCCGGAAGGTCGCCGAGTCGTGGAGCATGGCGAGCGCCGACAAGGGTAGATTAGGGTTTCAGAACCACAGCGACGGCCGCATCGAGTATCTCGAGCCGAAAGTCCGGCCGCTCTCGGCTACTCGAGCTCCTTGA